A single region of the Demequina sp. genome encodes:
- a CDS encoding Cof-type HAD-IIB family hydrolase has protein sequence MSQRRAVFLDVDGTYALHGRVPDAHVGAVRAARAAGHKVFLCTGRPVSALPHSLTAAGFDGFVCAAGAYAEIDGETIADVNFEPESAAALFALLDEHEVLYIIENSRELLLRRGAAHLMTRALGAYGGENAELRIEIVDDLTDVPVAKVICFGGDRALTDIIAPLAPAVAVVPNSIPDLGAGAGEVFQAHINKAVGIRAVIEELGMSREQVVAFGDGLNDLEMLEFARLAVAIEGSDPRVIAAADRVIPGPERAGLAPAFAELGLV, from the coding sequence GTGAGCCAGCGTCGGGCCGTATTTCTTGACGTGGACGGAACGTACGCCCTCCACGGCAGGGTGCCCGACGCTCACGTGGGGGCGGTTCGCGCGGCCAGGGCGGCGGGGCACAAGGTCTTCCTGTGCACCGGGCGGCCCGTGTCCGCCCTGCCGCACTCGTTGACGGCGGCCGGGTTCGACGGCTTTGTGTGCGCGGCCGGGGCGTACGCGGAGATCGACGGCGAGACGATCGCGGACGTGAACTTTGAGCCGGAGTCCGCCGCGGCGCTGTTCGCGCTGCTCGACGAGCACGAGGTGCTGTACATCATCGAGAACTCGCGCGAGCTGCTGCTGAGACGCGGTGCCGCGCACCTCATGACGCGCGCCCTCGGCGCGTACGGCGGAGAGAACGCCGAGCTGCGCATCGAAATCGTCGACGACCTGACCGATGTGCCGGTGGCGAAGGTGATCTGCTTTGGCGGGGACCGCGCGCTGACCGACATCATCGCGCCGCTCGCGCCCGCCGTGGCCGTGGTGCCGAACTCGATTCCCGATTTGGGCGCGGGTGCGGGCGAGGTGTTCCAGGCACACATCAACAAGGCGGTGGGCATCCGAGCCGTGATCGAAGAACTCGGGATGTCGCGCGAGCAGGTGGTGGCGTTCGGCGACGGGCTCAACGACCTAGAGATGCTCGAGTTCGCCCGGCTCGCCGTGGCGATCGAGGGCTCCGATCCGCGCGTGATCGCCGCCGCCGACCGTGTGATCCCGGGGCCAGAGCGCGCGGGACTCGCGCCCGCATTCGCTGAACTGGGGCTGGTCTAG
- a CDS encoding NAD(P)H-dependent oxidoreductase yields the protein MTEFTIVVVNAGASDPSSTRLLADRAAQRVSSLAKERGHEVAVQTIDLRELLPELPAALSSQLLGPKFQAAIGALAQADAVVAATPVYKAGASGLFTSFFQVLDNDLLIGKPVVLAATAGTARHALVVDEELRALFAYLRTLPVPTSLFASTEDWNDKALGERIDRAAFEVVLLMESGFARSVKDESWKRYQHEYGSAGGTELSIDLSSDLMRLAQGGKSKPRDAQK from the coding sequence ATGACCGAATTCACCATCGTCGTCGTCAACGCGGGAGCGTCGGATCCCAGCTCCACGCGCCTGCTCGCGGACCGCGCCGCGCAGCGGGTCTCGAGCCTCGCCAAGGAGCGCGGCCACGAGGTCGCCGTGCAGACCATTGACCTGCGCGAGCTCCTCCCCGAGCTTCCCGCCGCGCTGTCGAGCCAGCTGCTCGGGCCCAAGTTCCAGGCCGCGATCGGCGCGCTCGCGCAAGCGGACGCCGTGGTCGCGGCGACCCCCGTCTACAAGGCGGGTGCCTCCGGCCTGTTCACGAGCTTCTTCCAGGTGCTCGACAACGACCTGCTCATCGGCAAGCCCGTGGTGCTTGCGGCCACGGCCGGCACGGCGCGTCACGCCCTGGTCGTCGACGAGGAGCTGCGCGCGCTGTTCGCCTACCTGCGCACCCTCCCGGTTCCCACGAGTCTGTTCGCCTCGACCGAGGACTGGAACGACAAGGCGCTCGGCGAGCGCATCGACCGCGCCGCATTCGAGGTCGTCCTGCTCATGGAGTCCGGCTTCGCCCGCTCCGTCAAGGACGAGTCCTGGAAGCGGTACCAGCACGAATACGGCTCGGCCGGGGGCACGGAGCTCAGCATCGACCTGAGCAGCGACCTGATGCGCCTCGCCCAAGGCGGCAAATCGAAGCCGCGGGACGCGCAGAAGTGA
- a CDS encoding MarR family winged helix-turn-helix transcriptional regulator: protein MGARLANDAWEGVLTAHAVLMRQFAERDVWQGASLREYDVLYTLSKCGEGQRISDLREHVLLSQPALSRLVDRLVEKGLVSRCEDPLDARAVRISLTHAGLDLQRSIGRAHAADVAAAMAALTDEELQDLARLTAKLVSKREQS from the coding sequence ATGGGAGCGAGACTCGCGAACGACGCATGGGAGGGAGTGCTCACCGCGCACGCCGTCCTCATGCGCCAGTTCGCGGAACGCGACGTGTGGCAGGGCGCATCTCTCCGCGAATACGACGTGCTCTACACGCTGTCCAAGTGCGGCGAGGGGCAGCGCATCAGCGACCTGCGCGAGCACGTCCTCTTGAGTCAGCCTGCCCTGTCGCGCCTGGTAGATCGCCTTGTGGAGAAGGGCCTCGTCTCGCGCTGCGAGGATCCGCTCGACGCCCGCGCCGTCCGCATCTCGCTCACACACGCGGGCCTTGACCTGCAGCGAAGCATCGGTCGCGCCCATGCGGCCGACGTCGCCGCAGCGATGGCCGCGCTCACGGACGAGGAACTTCAGGACCTCGCCAGACTCACCGCCAAACTTGTCTCCAAGAGGGAGCAGTCATGA
- a CDS encoding LLM class flavin-dependent oxidoreductase, producing MQFGIMSVSDITRDPVTGYTPSEAERIDAIVKIAKKAEEVGLDVFAIGEHHNPPFFSSSPTTLLAAIGAQTSTIQLTTSTTLITTNDPVRLAEEYAMLQHLTKGRMDLMLGRGNTAPVYPWFGQDIRQGLPLALENYNLLHRLWREDVVDWEGTFRTPLQGFTSTPRPLDDVPPFVWHGSIRTPEIAEQAAFYGNGFFANHIFWPKEHTQRMVEFYRRRFEAYGHGTAKQAIVGLGGHIFVGKTSQDAVKQFRPYFNEAPVYGHGPTLEEFASMTPMTVGSVQEVIDRTLTFREYVGDYQRQMFLGDHSGLPLNVVLDQLELIGGEVVPVLRKEMESRRDPEAPANPPTHAELVKAKYGDAEPRQPRPNANRGDNVTGGSPYQDSEQVAEASAVS from the coding sequence ATGCAGTTCGGCATCATGTCCGTCAGCGACATCACCCGCGATCCCGTCACCGGCTACACCCCGAGCGAGGCCGAGCGGATCGACGCGATCGTGAAGATCGCCAAGAAGGCCGAAGAGGTCGGCCTCGACGTCTTCGCGATCGGCGAGCACCACAACCCGCCCTTCTTCAGCAGTTCCCCCACCACCCTCCTGGCCGCGATCGGCGCCCAGACGAGCACCATCCAGCTCACGACCTCCACCACCCTCATCACCACGAACGACCCCGTGCGCCTCGCCGAGGAGTACGCGATGCTGCAGCACCTCACCAAAGGCCGCATGGACCTCATGCTCGGCCGCGGCAACACGGCGCCCGTCTACCCGTGGTTCGGCCAGGACATCCGCCAGGGACTCCCACTCGCGCTCGAGAACTACAACCTGCTGCACCGCCTGTGGCGCGAGGATGTCGTGGACTGGGAAGGCACCTTCCGCACCCCGCTGCAGGGCTTCACCTCCACGCCGCGCCCCCTCGACGACGTGCCGCCGTTCGTGTGGCACGGCTCCATCCGCACCCCGGAGATCGCCGAGCAGGCCGCGTTCTACGGCAACGGCTTCTTCGCGAACCACATCTTCTGGCCCAAGGAGCACACGCAGCGGATGGTGGAGTTCTACCGCCGCCGCTTCGAGGCGTACGGCCACGGCACCGCCAAGCAGGCTATCGTCGGGCTGGGCGGCCACATCTTCGTGGGCAAGACATCGCAGGACGCGGTCAAGCAGTTCCGCCCGTACTTCAACGAGGCCCCTGTCTACGGCCACGGCCCGACGCTGGAGGAGTTCGCTTCGATGACCCCCATGACCGTCGGTTCCGTTCAGGAGGTCATCGACAGGACCCTCACGTTCCGCGAGTACGTCGGCGATTACCAGCGCCAGATGTTCCTCGGCGACCACTCCGGGCTGCCGCTCAATGTGGTCCTGGACCAGCTCGAGCTCATCGGCGGAGAGGTGGTGCCCGTGCTGCGCAAGGAGATGGAGAGCCGTCGCGATCCCGAGGCTCCCGCGAACCCGCCAACGCACGCCGAGCTGGTCAAGGCCAAGTACGGCGACGCCGAGCCGCGTCAGCCACGCCCCAACGCCAACCGCGGCGACAACGTGACCGGTGGCTCGCCCTACCAGGACAGCGAGCAGGTTGCGGAAGCCTCCGCGGTGTCGTGA
- a CDS encoding metalloregulator ArsR/SmtB family transcription factor codes for MDSGRPLNIVKAELFKGLAHPVRIRLLELLDAGGELGVARLIAETGLEASHVSQHLRVLRGYDLVSSERRGSEVFYRLAHDGVSDLLAAARSLLREVLATRQAMVAAAE; via the coding sequence ATGGACTCCGGACGCCCGCTCAACATCGTCAAGGCCGAGCTCTTCAAGGGCCTCGCCCACCCGGTGCGCATTCGCCTTCTCGAACTGCTAGACGCGGGCGGCGAGTTGGGAGTTGCCAGGCTCATCGCCGAGACCGGGCTCGAGGCCTCGCACGTATCGCAGCACCTGCGCGTGCTGCGCGGCTATGACCTCGTGAGTTCCGAGCGCCGTGGCTCCGAGGTCTTCTACCGACTCGCGCACGATGGCGTCTCGGACCTGCTCGCCGCGGCGCGGTCTTTGCTGAGGGAGGTGCTCGCGACCCGCCAGGCGATGGTGGCCGCCGCCGAATGA
- a CDS encoding SulP family inorganic anion transporter has protein sequence MSAQLRSLLPGRSDYADLRHTWRIDALAGLTVGVVALPLALAFGVSSGVGAEAGIVTAIVAGVVAAIFGGSNVQVSGPTGAMVVVLAPVVAAHGTGALATVTLMAGVIVVAAGVLRLGSIVGAIPWPVIEGFTVGIAVIIFLQQVPAALGLPATSHQTNAALAAIDAVRRSSLTSAWPTLLIVAVVASIMLGVRRFGPKIPGSMIAIVVVTAGVAITGAAVPVIGELPKGLPIPSFPAITPHALAALAAPALTIAALAGIESLLSARVASLHSDTGRYDGDRELVGQGLASIASGLFGGMPATGAIARTAVNVRSGARTRLAAIMHALTLLVIVTVAGVLVANVPLAALAGILMVTAATMVPRRSVMTVIRTSRQNALVFAVTAGVTVAVDLIYAVIIGVLVAAVFALRTLARSAGVHREELPGPPAPWDESIALFRIDGALFFGAAERVLDRVAATEGVSVVILRMSQVQLMDSTGAQVLAELVAGLERRGVTVIVKGIQPQHLELATRVGVLAALRDERHLFDALEPAVEHARSHVRRSSPSRS, from the coding sequence ATGAGCGCGCAACTGAGGTCGCTGCTGCCCGGCCGCTCTGACTACGCCGACCTGCGACACACCTGGCGCATCGACGCGCTCGCGGGCCTCACCGTTGGCGTGGTCGCGCTGCCTTTGGCGCTGGCGTTCGGCGTCTCGTCGGGTGTGGGGGCGGAGGCCGGAATCGTCACGGCCATCGTCGCGGGCGTCGTCGCCGCGATCTTCGGCGGCTCCAACGTGCAGGTCTCGGGGCCCACCGGCGCCATGGTCGTGGTGCTCGCGCCCGTGGTCGCCGCGCACGGGACCGGCGCGCTCGCGACCGTGACCCTCATGGCGGGCGTCATCGTCGTGGCCGCGGGCGTGCTGCGGCTCGGGTCCATCGTCGGAGCCATACCGTGGCCCGTTATCGAGGGCTTCACCGTGGGCATCGCGGTCATCATCTTCCTCCAGCAGGTGCCGGCCGCCCTGGGCCTTCCCGCCACTTCGCATCAGACCAACGCGGCACTCGCGGCGATAGACGCGGTGCGGCGGTCCTCCCTCACCTCAGCATGGCCGACGCTGCTGATAGTCGCCGTGGTGGCTTCGATCATGCTGGGGGTGCGCAGGTTCGGGCCCAAGATCCCGGGCTCGATGATCGCGATCGTGGTCGTGACCGCAGGAGTCGCGATCACCGGCGCCGCGGTGCCCGTGATCGGTGAGCTTCCCAAGGGACTCCCGATCCCTTCGTTTCCCGCGATCACCCCCCACGCGCTCGCCGCGCTCGCGGCCCCGGCGCTCACCATCGCCGCCCTCGCCGGAATCGAGTCGCTCCTCTCAGCCCGCGTCGCCTCCCTGCACTCTGACACCGGCCGCTATGACGGGGACCGCGAACTGGTGGGCCAGGGACTGGCCTCCATAGCGTCGGGCCTGTTTGGGGGAATGCCGGCGACCGGCGCGATCGCTCGCACCGCCGTGAACGTGCGCTCGGGCGCGAGGACGCGGCTCGCGGCCATCATGCACGCGCTGACCCTGCTCGTCATCGTGACCGTGGCTGGGGTGCTCGTGGCGAACGTCCCGCTCGCCGCGCTCGCGGGGATCCTCATGGTGACCGCGGCGACGATGGTGCCGCGGCGCTCGGTCATGACAGTGATCCGCACCTCACGACAGAATGCCCTGGTATTCGCCGTGACGGCCGGCGTGACGGTGGCGGTGGACCTCATCTACGCGGTGATCATCGGGGTGCTGGTCGCGGCCGTGTTCGCGTTGCGCACGCTCGCCCGCTCTGCCGGAGTACACCGCGAGGAACTTCCGGGTCCGCCGGCGCCATGGGACGAGAGCATCGCCCTGTTCCGCATCGATGGGGCGCTGTTCTTTGGCGCGGCCGAGCGAGTGCTGGATCGCGTGGCCGCCACCGAGGGGGTGAGCGTGGTGATCCTCAGAATGTCGCAGGTGCAGCTCATGGATTCCACCGGCGCCCAGGTGCTCGCGGAGCTCGTGGCCGGGCTGGAGAGGCGTGGAGTGACGGTGATCGTCAAGGGCATCCAGCCGCAGCACCTCGAGCTCGCCACGCGGGTGGGCGTGCTCGCCGCGCTGCGTGACGAGAGGCACCTCTTCGACGCCCTCGAGCCCGCGGTGGAGCATGCGCGCTCCCACGTGCGGCGATCCTCGCCGTCCCGCTCCTGA
- a CDS encoding MBL fold metallo-hydrolase, with product MRLTKFTQACVLITDGERRVLIDPTPMEPRAAELLASTAALLVTHGHRDHVDPAMLAEALVARADLSVWAPRSVAEEVRNAMPDAGAGFAGTLTSVVQGDELVAGGFGVRVFGGKHAEIHPDMDTGENVAYLVDGRVYHPGDSFFAPGEPIEVLLLPTSGPWHTTGGAMDFVRTVAPRRAIQIHEIFASDFGQNAMVQRIAGAANVQLELVPNGQEVEV from the coding sequence ATGCGCCTCACCAAGTTCACCCAGGCATGCGTCCTCATCACTGACGGCGAGCGCCGGGTACTCATCGACCCCACCCCCATGGAGCCCCGCGCGGCGGAGTTGCTCGCCTCCACGGCGGCTTTGCTCGTGACACACGGCCACCGCGACCACGTGGACCCGGCGATGCTCGCGGAAGCGCTCGTAGCGCGCGCGGACCTCTCGGTGTGGGCCCCTCGCAGCGTGGCTGAGGAAGTGCGCAACGCTATGCCCGACGCTGGTGCCGGGTTTGCGGGCACGCTCACCTCGGTAGTGCAGGGAGACGAGCTCGTGGCGGGAGGCTTTGGGGTGCGGGTCTTCGGCGGCAAGCACGCGGAGATCCACCCCGACATGGACACGGGCGAGAACGTCGCGTACCTGGTAGATGGCAGGGTCTACCACCCCGGCGACTCGTTCTTTGCCCCCGGGGAGCCTATTGAGGTGCTGTTGCTGCCGACCTCTGGCCCATGGCACACCACGGGAGGCGCCATGGACTTCGTGCGCACCGTAGCCCCGCGCAGGGCGATCCAGATCCACGAGATCTTCGCGAGCGATTTTGGGCAGAACGCCATGGTGCAGCGCATCGCGGGCGCGGCAAACGTGCAGCTGGAACTGGTGCCGAACGGCCAGGAGGTCGAGGTCTAG
- a CDS encoding MFS transporter → MADARAEAPATPALSRARLGVTLLFVTNGLIWSNLAPRYPEIRRGLGLSYAQFGTAVMFGAVGAMVVGLTAAAVIRRYRSSRVAVVSMILMAVFALLASLAPNGILFAAALFGVGAIDSIADVAQNSHGLRVQRELKRSIINAFHAMWSIGAVLGGLMGAAAAGLHIPVPIHFAGVAVIVAIVNVVGYRMLLPGDDPVPPATAASGGGGLKAVAVRVWLILGALAVVAIAGGWVEDAGGTWSASYLKDELGAGPTIAALGFVALMTMQTIGRLIGDRMVDRFGQRTVARAGGVLVVIGMGPALLWPSIPLTIVGFGLAGLGVATTIPAAMHEADELPGFRVGTGLTILSWTLRLGFLLSPVLVGLIADAYSLRVGLTLMIVAGVVIAVFSQALSQRPRGRALEVDAVEPHGAL, encoded by the coding sequence GTGGCGGACGCCCGGGCTGAGGCCCCTGCCACCCCCGCGCTGAGCCGCGCGCGGCTTGGCGTGACGCTGCTCTTCGTCACGAACGGCCTCATCTGGTCCAACTTGGCGCCGCGCTACCCCGAGATCAGGCGCGGGCTGGGCCTCAGCTATGCGCAGTTCGGCACCGCCGTGATGTTCGGCGCCGTGGGTGCGATGGTCGTGGGACTCACCGCAGCGGCAGTCATCCGCCGCTACCGCTCATCGCGAGTCGCCGTGGTCTCGATGATCCTCATGGCGGTGTTCGCGCTGCTGGCGTCGCTCGCGCCCAACGGCATCCTGTTCGCCGCCGCGCTGTTCGGCGTAGGCGCGATCGACTCCATCGCGGACGTCGCCCAGAACTCCCACGGGCTGCGAGTGCAGCGAGAACTGAAGCGATCGATCATCAACGCGTTCCACGCGATGTGGTCCATCGGCGCCGTGCTCGGCGGCCTCATGGGCGCGGCCGCCGCCGGTCTCCACATCCCGGTCCCGATTCACTTCGCGGGCGTCGCGGTCATCGTCGCGATCGTCAACGTGGTCGGCTACCGGATGCTGCTCCCAGGTGACGACCCCGTGCCCCCGGCGACCGCAGCGTCGGGCGGAGGCGGACTGAAGGCCGTCGCCGTGCGCGTCTGGCTGATCCTTGGCGCGCTGGCGGTCGTCGCGATCGCGGGCGGCTGGGTCGAGGACGCGGGCGGCACGTGGTCCGCGAGCTATCTCAAGGACGAGTTGGGCGCTGGCCCCACGATCGCCGCGCTCGGCTTTGTGGCGCTCATGACGATGCAGACGATCGGGCGGCTCATCGGCGACCGCATGGTGGATCGCTTTGGGCAGCGGACCGTGGCGCGGGCGGGCGGAGTGCTCGTGGTGATCGGCATGGGTCCCGCGCTGCTGTGGCCGTCGATTCCCCTCACGATCGTGGGCTTTGGGCTAGCGGGGCTAGGCGTGGCGACCACCATCCCGGCCGCGATGCACGAGGCAGACGAACTGCCCGGCTTCCGCGTTGGGACCGGCCTCACGATCCTGTCGTGGACACTACGGCTGGGCTTCCTGCTCTCCCCCGTGCTCGTGGGGCTCATTGCGGACGCGTACTCGCTGCGCGTGGGCCTGACGCTCATGATCGTGGCGGGCGTGGTGATCGCGGTGTTCTCGCAGGCGCTGTCGCAGAGGCCGCGCGGGCGTGCGCTTGAGGTGGACGCGGTGGAGCCCCACGGCGCTCTGTAG
- a CDS encoding glycoside hydrolase family 3 C-terminal domain-containing protein: MTESFRDATLPIADRVADLVSRMTLAEKVGQMLQLDAKNGVDEYVLEYTVGSLLHASPENLARAHELVQQTRLRIPLLIGDDCIHGHSFFEGATIFPTQLGMAASFSADLLERVARATAVEVAPTGIHWTFSPVLCIARDLRWGRVDETFGEDPFLIGELASAMVRGYQGHGLADPDAILATAKHFAGYSETQGGRDASEADISQRKLRSWYLPPFERVAREGVASFMLGYQSTDGIPITINKWLLNDVLRGEWGYQGALVTDWDNVGNLVREQRLFPDYAQAGAAAVNAGNDMIMTTPAFFEGAQAAVAQGLLDEAHIDAAVARVLTLKFELGLFEDPRVPDAARQSAVIGQPAHTALNLETARRSLVLLRNDGTLPLAASATRRIAVVGPNADDAQYQLGDWAGNSGQADWLPDGHRREQITTILDGVRSLVPDAVVTYERGAEIVATGPDPDGEFYADGQPRHPIAIPIPPDPEQIAAAVAAAEGSDTVIAVLGDCIYLVGEGRSTATLELQGGQVALLDALVETGVPVILVVLASKPHVLPPSAERCAAIIWAANPGMEGGRAVAELIFGEIEPTGRLPISWPRHVGQQPTFYNQIHAQHGTRYADLTQEPHFVFGEGLSYSSVSYDDLAISLPLLRPEDTVRASVLVTNTGNRPVLETVQAYVRDVNTSATWADREFKAFAQVSLAPGESERVAIEIPVSACTIVTADGRRVVEPGAFELLVGPSSRLDDLLVAPFEVKV; this comes from the coding sequence GTGACCGAATCGTTTCGTGATGCGACCCTGCCTATCGCAGACCGCGTAGCCGACCTCGTCTCCCGCATGACGCTCGCCGAGAAGGTGGGCCAGATGCTCCAACTGGACGCCAAGAACGGCGTGGACGAGTACGTGCTCGAGTACACCGTCGGCTCCCTGCTGCACGCCTCGCCGGAGAACCTCGCGCGCGCCCACGAGCTGGTGCAGCAGACGCGGCTGCGCATTCCCCTGCTCATCGGCGACGACTGCATTCACGGCCACTCCTTCTTCGAGGGCGCCACGATCTTCCCGACGCAGCTAGGCATGGCGGCATCCTTCTCGGCTGATCTACTGGAGCGCGTGGCCCGCGCCACGGCCGTTGAGGTTGCGCCCACCGGCATCCACTGGACCTTCTCCCCCGTGCTGTGCATCGCTCGCGACCTGCGCTGGGGGCGCGTCGACGAGACGTTCGGCGAGGACCCGTTCCTCATCGGCGAGCTCGCCTCCGCGATGGTCCGCGGCTACCAGGGCCATGGCCTCGCCGATCCCGACGCGATCCTCGCCACCGCGAAGCACTTCGCCGGGTATTCGGAGACCCAGGGCGGTCGCGACGCGTCCGAGGCGGACATCTCGCAGCGCAAGCTTCGCTCCTGGTATCTGCCGCCTTTTGAGCGCGTGGCCCGCGAGGGCGTCGCCTCCTTCATGCTCGGGTATCAGTCAACGGACGGCATTCCGATCACCATCAACAAGTGGCTGCTCAACGACGTGCTGCGCGGCGAATGGGGCTACCAGGGCGCACTCGTCACCGACTGGGACAACGTGGGCAACCTCGTGCGCGAGCAGCGCCTGTTCCCCGACTACGCGCAGGCCGGTGCGGCCGCGGTCAATGCGGGCAACGACATGATCATGACGACTCCCGCCTTCTTCGAGGGTGCGCAGGCCGCCGTGGCGCAAGGCCTGCTGGACGAGGCGCACATCGACGCGGCCGTGGCCCGCGTGCTGACGCTCAAGTTTGAGCTTGGGCTGTTCGAGGACCCCCGCGTGCCCGACGCTGCGCGCCAGTCCGCGGTGATCGGCCAGCCCGCGCACACCGCCCTGAATCTCGAGACCGCTCGCCGCTCGCTCGTGCTGCTCCGCAACGACGGCACCCTGCCGTTGGCAGCGTCGGCCACTCGCCGCATCGCCGTGGTGGGCCCCAACGCCGACGACGCCCAGTACCAGCTTGGCGACTGGGCAGGGAACTCCGGCCAGGCGGACTGGCTGCCGGACGGGCACCGCCGCGAGCAGATCACCACAATTCTGGACGGCGTGCGCTCCCTTGTGCCCGACGCTGTGGTCACCTACGAGCGCGGGGCCGAGATCGTCGCTACGGGTCCCGATCCCGACGGCGAGTTCTACGCCGACGGCCAGCCGCGGCACCCGATCGCGATTCCGATCCCCCCGGACCCCGAGCAGATCGCCGCGGCCGTCGCCGCCGCCGAGGGCTCGGACACCGTCATCGCGGTGCTCGGCGACTGCATCTACCTGGTGGGCGAGGGTCGCTCGACGGCGACCCTCGAGCTGCAGGGCGGGCAGGTGGCGCTTCTCGATGCGCTCGTCGAGACCGGCGTTCCGGTGATCCTCGTGGTGCTCGCATCCAAGCCGCACGTGCTGCCGCCATCCGCGGAGCGCTGCGCCGCGATCATCTGGGCGGCGAACCCGGGCATGGAGGGCGGGCGGGCCGTCGCCGAGCTGATCTTCGGCGAGATCGAGCCCACCGGGCGCCTGCCCATCTCGTGGCCCCGCCACGTTGGCCAGCAGCCCACCTTCTACAACCAGATTCACGCCCAGCACGGCACGCGCTACGCGGACCTGACCCAGGAGCCGCACTTCGTTTTCGGCGAGGGCCTCTCGTACTCCTCGGTCTCGTACGACGATCTCGCGATCTCGCTGCCGCTGTTGCGCCCGGAGGACACCGTGCGGGCCTCGGTGCTCGTGACCAACACCGGCAACCGCCCGGTGCTTGAGACCGTGCAGGCCTACGTCCGCGACGTCAACACCTCCGCAACCTGGGCGGACAGGGAGTTCAAGGCGTTCGCGCAGGTATCCCTGGCGCCCGGCGAGAGTGAGCGTGTGGCGATCGAGATCCCGGTCTCCGCATGCACCATCGTGACCGCAGACGGCCGCCGGGTCGTGGAGCCCGGCGCGTTCGAGCTGCTCGTCGGCCCGTCCTCTCGCCTCGATGATCTGCTCGTCGCTCCCTTCGAGGTCAAGGTCTAG
- a CDS encoding TetR/AcrR family transcriptional regulator produces MGESERGAATREHILATATAMFGEAGYRGASLRDIAARCGLTHPGLLYHFPTKAGLLEAVLQRRDQDDTARAEEGARGLAALNGLVEVARKNAGTRGLVELFATLSAEATATDHPAHAYFVARYDRVVGEVTAHFEELVADGAARPGLDPRAAGRQWVALMDGLQIQWLLDPSTDMAGVLKAHLDAQLA; encoded by the coding sequence ATGGGCGAGTCAGAGCGCGGCGCGGCAACGCGTGAGCACATTCTCGCGACGGCGACCGCGATGTTCGGCGAGGCCGGCTACCGCGGAGCCTCCCTGCGCGATATCGCCGCCCGGTGCGGTCTCACGCACCCCGGCCTGCTCTACCACTTTCCCACCAAGGCGGGCCTGCTCGAGGCGGTGCTCCAGCGTCGGGACCAGGACGACACCGCAAGGGCGGAGGAGGGCGCCCGTGGATTGGCGGCGCTGAACGGACTCGTGGAGGTGGCGCGCAAGAACGCCGGCACCCGCGGCCTCGTGGAGCTCTTCGCCACCCTGTCCGCAGAGGCGACCGCCACCGACCACCCCGCCCATGCCTACTTCGTGGCGCGTTACGACCGCGTCGTCGGCGAGGTCACCGCGCACTTCGAGGAGCTCGTCGCGGACGGCGCCGCGCGCCCCGGGCTGGATCCGCGGGCGGCCGGCCGTCAATGGGTCGCCCTCATGGACGGTCTCCAGATCCAGTGGCTGCTCGACCCTTCAACCGACATGGCGGGCGTGCTCAAGGCGCACCTGGACGCCCAACTGGCCTGA